From the Solibacillus sp. FSL R5-0449 genome, one window contains:
- a CDS encoding O-acetylhomoserine aminocarboxypropyltransferase/cysteine synthase family protein: MTNLRPETLLLHGGQKPDPETGAIAVPVYRTTAYAFNDTAHAQRLFALQETGNIYSRIMNPTVGAFEERVALLEGGTAAVGLSSGAAAVAFSILNVAGAGDEIVAAGSLYGGTYNLFATTLPRYGITVKFVDESDPANFQAAITDKTKAIFAEIIGNPSLKVLDIEAVANIAHDNGLPLLIDSTFASPYGSNPIEFGADVVIHSATKWIGGHGTTIGGIVVDAGKFDWTQGRHPGFTEPDTSYHGLRYGIDTAGAAFATKLRVQLLRDFGPTLSADAAFNFLQGLETLHLRIVRHNENTQKVAEYLRNHPFVEYVNYNGFEDFATHDLAKKYLKNGFGSIITFGIKGGREAGRQVIDNVELFSHVANVGDARSLIIHPASTTHQQLSAEELKTAGVSEELIRLSIGLEAAEDIIADLEQALAKVAAEVGVETNV; the protein is encoded by the coding sequence ATGACAAATTTAAGACCAGAAACATTATTATTACACGGGGGTCAAAAACCAGATCCTGAAACAGGAGCAATCGCTGTTCCGGTTTACCGTACAACGGCTTATGCATTTAACGACACTGCTCATGCGCAACGTCTATTTGCATTACAGGAGACAGGCAATATTTATTCCCGTATTATGAACCCGACAGTCGGGGCATTTGAAGAACGGGTTGCTTTATTAGAAGGGGGTACAGCTGCAGTAGGGCTTTCATCTGGCGCAGCAGCAGTAGCATTTTCTATTTTAAACGTAGCCGGTGCAGGGGATGAAATTGTTGCGGCAGGCTCTCTTTACGGCGGGACTTACAATTTATTCGCAACTACATTGCCTCGCTACGGCATTACAGTAAAATTTGTGGATGAATCAGATCCTGCAAACTTCCAGGCGGCAATCACGGATAAAACGAAGGCAATCTTCGCTGAAATTATCGGAAATCCAAGCTTAAAAGTACTGGATATTGAAGCGGTAGCAAACATTGCTCATGACAATGGTCTTCCTTTATTAATCGACAGCACATTTGCTTCCCCATACGGAAGTAATCCGATCGAATTCGGCGCGGATGTTGTCATTCATTCTGCAACAAAGTGGATTGGCGGTCATGGAACGACGATCGGCGGGATTGTTGTTGATGCAGGGAAGTTTGATTGGACGCAAGGAAGACATCCAGGATTTACAGAACCGGATACTTCCTACCATGGTCTACGCTACGGAATTGACACAGCAGGCGCTGCATTTGCGACAAAGCTTCGTGTTCAACTATTGCGTGATTTTGGTCCAACATTATCTGCTGACGCGGCATTTAACTTCCTGCAAGGACTTGAAACGCTTCATTTGCGTATTGTCCGACACAATGAAAATACACAAAAAGTAGCCGAGTATTTAAGAAACCACCCATTTGTGGAATACGTAAATTACAACGGCTTTGAAGATTTTGCGACACATGATCTAGCGAAGAAGTATTTGAAAAATGGCTTCGGATCGATCATTACATTCGGTATTAAAGGTGGGCGTGAAGCAGGCCGCCAAGTAATCGATAACGTGGAACTGTTCTCTCATGTAGCGAACGTTGGGGATGCCCGTTCATTGATCATCCACCCTGCGAGCACAACACATCAACAGTTATCTGCTGAAGAATTAAAAACTGCCGGCGTATCGGAAGAGCTCATTCGCTTATCGATCGGGTTAGAAGCAGCAGAAGATATTATCGCTGATTTAGAACAGGCACTAGCAAAAGTTGCGGCTGAAGTAGGCGTAGAAACAAACGTATAA
- a CDS encoding homoserine dehydrogenase has translation MATIKAAILGFGTVGQGIYHILNEKRQELREKLGVELEVAKILVTDASRERVPGTKHLMTESMDDVLAENNLQVVFEAIVNEEPAFTYLKRAVEAKCHVITANKVMLAKRGEELEALAKVNGVFVGYEATVAGGVPIIKTMKNILLVNEVSCVQGILNGTTNYILTKMRAEGWSFEQALKEAQELGYAEADPFNDVSGQDAFKKLMILSSLAFGEQPNWADVEVIGIDTISPEQVAEATAQGLRYRHVAEVEKLEDGTIQAKVAPLLVNNEHPLYPVDDVFNAVTMETNYIGTLSVIGPGAGMYPTASVMVEDYAEIIGKRAGFTVTI, from the coding sequence ATGGCAACAATCAAGGCAGCGATCTTAGGATTTGGCACAGTAGGTCAGGGAATTTACCATATTTTAAATGAGAAGAGGCAGGAGCTTCGCGAAAAGCTAGGTGTTGAACTGGAGGTCGCGAAGATTTTAGTTACCGATGCAAGCCGTGAGCGTGTACCGGGGACAAAGCATTTAATGACGGAATCAATGGATGACGTACTGGCAGAAAATAATCTGCAAGTTGTTTTTGAAGCGATTGTAAATGAAGAACCTGCATTTACTTATTTAAAGCGCGCTGTTGAGGCGAAATGCCATGTCATTACAGCAAATAAAGTAATGCTTGCGAAACGGGGCGAGGAGCTCGAAGCATTGGCGAAAGTAAATGGTGTGTTTGTAGGATACGAGGCGACAGTAGCAGGCGGTGTGCCGATTATCAAAACAATGAAAAACATTCTTCTAGTCAATGAAGTAAGCTGTGTTCAAGGAATTTTAAATGGAACAACGAACTATATTTTGACGAAGATGCGTGCGGAAGGCTGGAGCTTTGAACAGGCATTAAAAGAAGCGCAGGAATTAGGCTATGCAGAAGCGGATCCATTTAACGATGTATCGGGGCAGGACGCATTCAAAAAGCTGATGATTTTATCGAGCCTTGCATTTGGAGAACAGCCAAATTGGGCGGATGTGGAAGTAATCGGCATTGATACAATCTCACCGGAGCAAGTAGCGGAAGCAACAGCACAAGGATTGCGTTATCGTCATGTGGCGGAAGTGGAAAAACTCGAAGATGGTACGATTCAGGCAAAAGTGGCACCACTATTGGTGAACAATGAACATCCGCTTTATCCTGTGGACGATGTGTTCAATGCTGTAACGATGGAGACAAACTACATCGGAACATTATCTGTAATTGGCCCGGGAGCGGGAATGTATCCGACTGCAAGTGTAATGGTAGAGGATTACGCTGAAATTATCGGTAAACGCGCGGGGTTTACAGTAACTATATAA
- a CDS encoding DNA-binding protein, which produces MYKTVEQTAADIGMPEHQVLQYIYAGRIKAVHDGEHFLINSAQFETYHQQLERIKEEIEIWRNTPIPEDVDIKDED; this is translated from the coding sequence ATGTATAAAACGGTAGAACAAACTGCAGCAGATATAGGCATGCCTGAACATCAGGTTTTACAGTACATTTATGCCGGTCGCATTAAAGCAGTGCATGATGGTGAACACTTTTTAATTAATAGTGCGCAATTTGAAACATACCATCAGCAACTCGAACGAATCAAAGAAGAGATCGAGATCTGGAGGAATACACCAATTCCAGAAGATGTCGATATAAAAGATGAAGACTAA
- a CDS encoding EamA family transporter — MNILPYLFVLLAAMLWGTVGTTQTFLSEGVSSFAVAGVRSGIGGGVLLLAVLAMRKISFRNWSWKWTILAAIAIALFQSLFFTSVRFTGVAVGTVVTIGSAPVFAGFIEWVFWKVRPTLVWAIATVLAIAGCLLLFMNQSETAINPLGIGLALAAGSMFALYTNVSKQLMKREETLPAVAMTFSICALLLLPLAAKDGFGWLTEGVNIWQILFMALAATSLAYILFLGGLKKISSSAAVTLSLAEPLTAALLGVFLVGEHLTFVAWIGVSLLLGGIIVLTFGTKKAAS; from the coding sequence GTGAATATTTTACCGTATCTGTTTGTGCTGCTGGCCGCAATGCTATGGGGGACGGTCGGGACAACGCAAACTTTTTTATCGGAAGGGGTTTCCTCCTTTGCGGTAGCGGGTGTAAGGTCTGGTATTGGCGGCGGGGTGTTGCTGCTGGCGGTTTTGGCCATGCGGAAAATCTCGTTCCGTAACTGGTCATGGAAGTGGACCATTTTAGCGGCGATCGCGATTGCTTTATTCCAAAGCCTGTTTTTCACATCCGTCCGATTTACAGGAGTTGCAGTAGGGACGGTTGTGACAATCGGAAGTGCGCCGGTATTTGCGGGTTTCATCGAGTGGGTCTTTTGGAAAGTCCGTCCAACACTCGTATGGGCAATCGCCACAGTGCTCGCCATTGCCGGCTGCCTGCTGTTGTTTATGAACCAAAGTGAGACGGCGATCAACCCGCTTGGTATAGGGTTGGCATTGGCAGCTGGTTCCATGTTTGCGCTTTATACGAATGTGAGCAAGCAGTTGATGAAACGGGAAGAAACATTGCCTGCTGTTGCAATGACTTTTTCCATTTGCGCATTGTTATTGTTGCCGCTCGCAGCAAAAGACGGTTTTGGCTGGCTGACAGAAGGCGTGAATATTTGGCAGATTCTTTTTATGGCACTTGCTGCTACAAGTTTGGCATACATATTATTTTTAGGCGGCTTAAAGAAAATCAGTTCGTCAGCCGCCGTCACATTGAGCCTAGCCGAACCATTAACAGCCGCATTACTCGGTGTGTTTTTAGTAGGGGAACATTTAACATTTGTTGCATGGATCGGTGTTAGTTTATTATTAGGTGGAATAATAGTGCTAACATTCGGCACAAAGAAAGCTGCTTCATAG
- a CDS encoding response regulator transcription factor, whose product MNQLTVLVTDDDQDIRDGIEIYLKNEGYRVLKAADGLEAIELLEQNEVHCIILDIMMPNMDGITATFKIRAERNIPIIMLSAKAEQTDKIHGLSVGADDYITKPFHPLELMARVKSQLRRYVNLGTAGESAPLVEGLELDAAAREIRVDGEPVKLTPTEYKITELLLRNAGRVYSISDIYELVWNEPAYNAENIVAVHIRKIREKIEADPKNPRYLKVVWGLGYKIEK is encoded by the coding sequence ATGAATCAGCTGACGGTGCTCGTTACAGATGACGATCAGGACATTCGGGACGGCATAGAAATTTATTTGAAAAATGAAGGCTACCGGGTGTTAAAAGCGGCAGACGGGCTTGAGGCAATCGAACTGCTTGAACAAAATGAAGTACACTGCATTATTTTAGACATTATGATGCCGAACATGGACGGGATTACCGCCACATTCAAAATTCGTGCAGAACGCAATATCCCGATTATTATGCTGAGTGCAAAGGCGGAACAAACCGATAAGATCCACGGGCTTTCAGTAGGGGCGGACGATTATATTACAAAGCCGTTCCACCCTCTTGAACTGATGGCACGCGTAAAGTCGCAGCTACGACGCTATGTGAACCTCGGTACGGCAGGGGAATCCGCTCCGCTTGTTGAAGGACTCGAGCTGGATGCTGCGGCGCGGGAAATCCGTGTGGACGGAGAGCCTGTCAAACTGACACCGACTGAGTATAAAATAACCGAGCTTCTATTAAGGAATGCGGGGCGCGTCTATTCGATCAGCGATATTTATGAGCTCGTATGGAATGAACCCGCTTATAATGCCGAAAATATTGTTGCCGTGCATATCCGAAAAATCCGGGAAAAAATTGAAGCAGATCCGAAAAACCCCCGCTATTTAAAAGTCGTATGGGGACTAGGTTACAAAATTGAAAAGTAA
- a CDS encoding histidine kinase dimerization/phospho-acceptor domain-containing protein, translating into MKNNKLYLQLFLIFVVVTAVSLIFTNGGRYLGKTFYESQNYNNEAENLVFEFSQYVFNTPTEEEFKGALTVSDEEMDDYRTYYGSLAEQIQNIKEQYAGEIDSTQDQEVIEAIKQERDAKIADIKKNFEDDEYVKEKILAIKKKAIQQKLKEIERDKKETLSKYDYFAYEFKDEKTGEVYRNGDISEKSVFKKTINNLGKNLLGLYPLNYYEQDTMGILQDSYTLEQDLSDISGVVTVPVSWIENNHSNEKSAFIITKYVYYGIILAGVISFILLMTSLEPTLEQFNRKFQLREIFERFPVDIRIVATLIATYFAFIFNGSFTRSIHGLIYYFTDNRFDFLIDFIVTGVISFALIAAVVFMVVSIWVSLKGQHDLEKIWPETFTAKFVDGAISMFENRSIGMQSLILLVVVFLGGFGFAVVMAAASFGIFLFYMFLFVVFFIPALFIFMRRMGYLNRIMQHTENMAHGRLTKDLKVRGKSPLARHAENLNGLREGVRNSMNEQAKSEQMKTELITNVSHDLRTPLTSIITYTDLLKNPSISEEERKKYIEILDAKSNRLKTLIEDLFEVSKMASGNVEITKQRIDLAQLLQQAVGEHGEDFTAANLDLRINIAEQPIYAYVDGQKWWRVIDNLIINARKYSLEGTRIYVNLKSYEGNAELTVKNVAKYELNEEASQLIERFKRADTSRHTEGSGLGLAIAQSIVDLHDGQLDIAVDGDLFKVTVSIPTEK; encoded by the coding sequence ATGAAAAACAATAAATTATACCTCCAGCTTTTTCTTATATTTGTAGTCGTAACGGCAGTCAGTTTAATTTTTACGAATGGCGGTCGTTATTTAGGAAAAACTTTTTATGAATCGCAAAATTATAACAACGAAGCGGAGAACTTAGTATTTGAGTTTTCGCAGTATGTGTTTAATACGCCGACGGAAGAAGAATTTAAAGGGGCTTTAACAGTATCGGATGAGGAAATGGACGATTACCGTACATATTACGGTTCCCTTGCTGAGCAAATTCAAAATATTAAAGAGCAGTATGCAGGCGAAATAGACTCAACACAAGATCAGGAAGTTATCGAGGCAATCAAACAAGAACGTGATGCCAAAATTGCCGACATTAAGAAAAACTTTGAAGATGATGAGTATGTAAAAGAAAAAATTCTAGCAATTAAGAAAAAAGCGATTCAGCAGAAGCTAAAAGAAATTGAAAGAGATAAAAAAGAAACTTTGAGCAAATATGATTACTTTGCTTATGAATTTAAAGATGAGAAAACCGGGGAAGTTTACCGCAATGGCGATATTAGTGAAAAGAGCGTCTTTAAAAAAACAATTAACAACTTAGGGAAAAACCTCTTGGGTCTCTATCCGCTTAATTATTATGAGCAAGATACCATGGGGATTCTGCAAGACAGCTACACACTTGAGCAGGATTTATCGGATATTTCGGGTGTTGTAACAGTCCCGGTTAGTTGGATCGAAAACAATCATAGCAATGAAAAAAGTGCATTTATCATTACGAAATATGTTTATTATGGGATTATTCTTGCAGGGGTTATCAGTTTCATTTTATTGATGACGTCTTTAGAACCAACGCTTGAGCAATTCAATCGTAAGTTCCAGCTACGTGAAATATTTGAACGTTTCCCGGTTGATATTCGCATCGTAGCAACGCTTATTGCAACATACTTCGCGTTTATATTTAACGGTTCTTTTACAAGATCCATCCATGGGCTAATCTATTACTTTACCGATAATCGTTTCGACTTTTTAATCGATTTCATCGTAACTGGTGTTATCAGTTTTGCGCTTATTGCCGCGGTCGTCTTTATGGTTGTCTCCATATGGGTAAGCTTAAAAGGGCAGCATGATCTGGAGAAAATCTGGCCGGAGACATTTACGGCGAAGTTCGTAGATGGTGCCATCTCAATGTTTGAAAATCGTTCAATCGGAATGCAGTCACTAATATTGTTAGTTGTTGTTTTCCTTGGTGGTTTTGGATTTGCAGTTGTAATGGCAGCAGCAAGTTTCGGTATTTTCCTGTTTTATATGTTTTTATTTGTAGTGTTCTTCATTCCGGCGCTCTTCATTTTTATGCGTCGTATGGGCTACCTGAACCGTATTATGCAGCATACTGAGAACATGGCACATGGCCGTCTTACAAAGGATTTAAAGGTAAGAGGAAAATCTCCTTTAGCGAGACACGCAGAAAATTTAAATGGTCTTCGTGAAGGTGTCCGTAACAGTATGAATGAACAGGCGAAAAGTGAGCAGATGAAAACGGAGTTGATTACGAACGTCAGCCATGATTTGCGTACACCGCTTACGTCGATCATTACGTATACGGATTTACTGAAAAATCCATCGATCTCAGAGGAAGAGCGAAAAAAATATATCGAAATTTTAGATGCGAAATCGAATCGTTTGAAAACATTAATAGAAGATTTATTTGAAGTATCGAAAATGGCAAGCGGCAATGTAGAAATTACGAAACAGCGCATCGACTTAGCACAACTGTTGCAGCAGGCGGTCGGTGAGCATGGGGAAGACTTTACAGCAGCCAATTTGGATTTACGTATCAATATCGCGGAGCAGCCGATTTATGCTTATGTGGACGGGCAAAAGTGGTGGCGTGTCATTGATAACTTAATTATTAACGCAAGGAAATATTCGTTGGAGGGCACACGTATTTACGTCAATTTAAAGTCCTATGAAGGAAATGCGGAGTTGACTGTAAAAAATGTGGCGAAATACGAACTGAACGAGGAAGCGTCCCAATTAATCGAGCGTTTCAAACGTGCCGATACATCACGTCATACAGAAGGCTCAGGGCTAGGGCTAGCGATTGCACAGTCGATCGTTGATTTGCATGACGGACAATTGGACATCGCCGTTGATGGGGATCTGTTTAAAGTAACGGTTAGTATTCCAACAGAAAAATAA
- a CDS encoding metallophosphoesterase translates to MRILWGIVALAIYSGLTFYLGWNFRAWLLSIQQFRWPIIYWTVLFLVSYGYFIGKLHPLLTPFTVIGSYWMFFLQYGLILCIVANLIIKFTPLTTRMVGTGVVGLLIILLIAGTYFAYSPVVRKATINIDKPGDDMRIVMASDFHLGLLSGKGHLDKFVALSNEQNPDLVLLPGDIVDDSPKRFVEKDMGEVMKNLKATYGVYGVLGNHEYYGNEIPEFKKEMAEANVKILMDETILVANRFYLTGREDATNKNRLALNEIQPENVDLPWFVMNHTPLDLDEPANLGVDFHVSGHTHRGQMWPNHLITERVFELDYGLVEKEQMHALVSSGFGFWGPPTRLGSRSELWVIDVKFSE, encoded by the coding sequence ATGCGTATACTTTGGGGCATAGTAGCATTAGCGATATATAGTGGTCTTACATTTTATCTTGGATGGAATTTTAGAGCATGGCTGTTGTCGATTCAGCAATTCCGCTGGCCGATTATTTATTGGACAGTGCTGTTTCTTGTTTCATACGGCTATTTTATTGGAAAGCTCCATCCACTGTTAACGCCATTTACGGTGATCGGCAGTTATTGGATGTTCTTTTTGCAGTACGGGCTCATCCTTTGTATCGTGGCAAACTTGATCATTAAGTTTACGCCGCTTACAACAAGAATGGTCGGTACAGGAGTGGTTGGTTTACTGATCATTTTATTGATTGCAGGTACATATTTTGCATATTCACCGGTAGTTCGAAAAGCTACGATAAACATCGATAAGCCTGGAGACGATATGCGTATCGTGATGGCATCGGATTTCCACCTCGGTTTGTTGTCAGGGAAAGGGCATTTGGACAAGTTTGTCGCGCTTTCCAATGAACAAAATCCCGATTTAGTGCTTCTTCCGGGTGATATTGTCGATGATAGTCCAAAGCGCTTTGTCGAAAAAGATATGGGCGAAGTAATGAAAAATTTGAAGGCGACATATGGTGTATACGGAGTACTGGGTAACCATGAATATTACGGCAATGAAATTCCGGAATTTAAGAAGGAAATGGCTGAGGCGAATGTTAAAATTTTAATGGATGAAACCATTTTAGTGGCAAATCGTTTTTATTTAACAGGGCGTGAAGATGCGACGAACAAGAACCGCCTAGCCTTAAATGAAATACAGCCAGAAAATGTTGACTTGCCTTGGTTTGTCATGAACCATACACCGCTGGATTTGGATGAGCCAGCCAATTTAGGTGTGGATTTTCATGTTTCCGGACATACGCATCGCGGTCAAATGTGGCCAAACCATCTCATAACGGAAAGAGTTTTTGAGTTGGATTATGGCCTGGTTGAAAAAGAGCAGATGCACGCGCTTGTTTCGAGCGGCTTTGGTTTTTGGGGGCCTCCGACACGGCTTGGCAGTCGATCCGAATTATGGGTTATAGATGTGAAATTTAGCGAATAG
- a CDS encoding undecaprenyl-diphosphate phosphatase yields MEWIELLKALILGFVEGMTEFAPVSSTGHMIIVDDMWLQTKEFLGSGSANTFKIVIQLGSILAVVFVMWKRLLSLVGLYKIEGQKKTRFNLGHVIVGIIPAGIFGLLFEDFIDENLFSIKTVIVGLIIGAIFMIIADKFGPRRPAITSLDDISYSKALKIGFIQCLSLWPGFSRSGSTISGGVLLGLDHKTAADFTFIMAVPIMAGASGLSLVKNWDQINADHFWFYVVGFVSAFVFALISIKFFLKLISKVKLTPFAIYRIVLALILIIVLAV; encoded by the coding sequence ATGGAATGGATTGAGCTTTTAAAAGCTTTAATTTTAGGATTTGTCGAAGGGATGACCGAGTTTGCACCGGTTTCTTCAACAGGACATATGATTATCGTTGATGATATGTGGCTGCAAACAAAGGAATTTTTAGGTTCCGGCTCGGCAAATACATTTAAAATTGTAATTCAGCTTGGATCGATATTGGCGGTCGTTTTCGTTATGTGGAAACGATTACTGAGTCTAGTTGGATTATATAAAATAGAAGGACAGAAAAAAACGCGTTTTAATTTAGGACATGTAATCGTCGGTATCATTCCAGCAGGTATTTTCGGCTTGCTGTTTGAAGATTTTATCGATGAAAATTTATTCAGTATCAAAACTGTCATTGTAGGATTAATTATCGGGGCCATCTTTATGATTATTGCCGATAAGTTTGGTCCGAGAAGACCGGCTATTACGTCATTGGATGATATTTCATACAGTAAAGCATTGAAAATAGGGTTTATCCAATGTTTATCGCTTTGGCCAGGGTTTTCACGCTCAGGCTCAACGATTTCAGGCGGGGTACTGCTTGGGTTGGATCATAAAACAGCTGCGGACTTTACGTTCATAATGGCGGTGCCGATTATGGCGGGGGCAAGCGGTTTGTCGCTAGTTAAAAACTGGGATCAAATTAATGCCGATCACTTTTGGTTTTATGTAGTCGGTTTTGTGAGCGCATTTGTATTTGCACTTATTTCGATTAAGTTCTTCCTGAAGCTGATTTCAAAAGTAAAATTAACGCCATTTGCGATTTACCGAATCGTGCTGGCACTAATCTTAATTATTGTTTTAGCTGTATAA
- a CDS encoding TIGR00266 family protein, producing MKNHEIDYVLHGDDMQFVEVELDPQETVVAEAGSLMMMEDQIEMETVFGDGSANHGSGLMGKLLGAGKRLITGESLFMTMFTNNGMGKRKVYFASPYPGKIIPMNLSELDGKIICQKDAFLAAAKGVSVGVEFQKKLGTGFFGGEGFIMQKLEGDGMAFVHAGGTIYERKLQPGEKLRIDTGCLVAMTQDVNYDIEMVSGIKTALFGGEGLFFATLSGPGTVWVQSLPFSRLASRVFAAAPVTQGGGGKDAGEGGIGGLFDLFNK from the coding sequence ATGAAAAATCATGAAATCGACTATGTCTTACACGGCGATGATATGCAGTTTGTAGAGGTGGAGCTTGACCCGCAGGAAACGGTTGTGGCGGAAGCCGGAAGTTTAATGATGATGGAAGATCAAATTGAGATGGAAACCGTTTTCGGTGATGGCTCGGCAAATCATGGCTCCGGTTTAATGGGGAAATTACTTGGTGCAGGAAAACGTTTAATTACAGGCGAAAGCTTATTCATGACGATGTTTACAAATAACGGCATGGGCAAACGTAAAGTATACTTTGCTTCCCCATATCCAGGTAAAATCATTCCGATGAATTTAAGCGAATTGGACGGCAAAATCATCTGCCAGAAAGATGCATTTCTAGCTGCTGCAAAAGGTGTATCGGTCGGCGTAGAATTCCAGAAAAAATTAGGTACAGGATTCTTCGGTGGTGAAGGGTTCATTATGCAGAAGCTTGAAGGAGACGGTATGGCTTTTGTACATGCAGGCGGAACAATTTACGAACGCAAACTTCAGCCCGGTGAAAAATTGCGTATTGATACAGGCTGTTTAGTCGCGATGACACAAGATGTAAATTACGATATCGAAATGGTAAGCGGTATTAAAACAGCTTTATTCGGTGGAGAAGGACTATTTTTTGCAACGCTATCCGGTCCTGGTACAGTTTGGGTACAATCATTGCCATTCAGCCGTCTCGCAAGCCGTGTGTTTGCTGCAGCACCAGTTACTCAAGGTGGTGGCGGTAAAGACGCAGGTGAAGGCGGTATCGGCGGATTATTTGACCTGTTCAACAAGTAA
- a CDS encoding aldehyde dehydrogenase family protein — MKLLNFIGGEWIEDNSLQTMPVINPANGEQLGTIPLSTKFQVELAAQKAKAAQKDWALVPAPKRAEYLYEIAFKLKEKKEHLAQILTKEMGKVIEEARGEVQEGIDMALYMAAEGRRLFGETVPSELPNKFAMSVRAPIGVAGLITPWNFPIAIATWKSFPALVAGNTVVWKPSNETPFMAYELAKIFEEVGLPPGVVNVVFGSGPTVGTAIVEHPDIRVISFTGSTTTGSKVAELGGKHLKKVSLEMGGKNAVIVMDDADLDLALEGILWSAFGTAGQRCTACSRVIVHKNVKQELEKRLVEATKQLTIGDGLDPSVKVGPVINKAALEKINHYVQIGKQQGANLLIGGEILSEGELAKGYYYAPTIFTDVEASSILAQEEIFGPVISMIEVSSLEEAIEVNNGVKFGLSSSIFSQDVNKIFKAQQLLDTGIVYVNAGTTGAEIHLPFGGTKGTGNGHRDSGQAALDVYTEWKSVYVDYSGKLQRAQIDNNA, encoded by the coding sequence ATGAAGCTGTTAAATTTTATTGGTGGAGAATGGATAGAAGACAATTCATTGCAAACGATGCCTGTGATTAATCCTGCAAATGGTGAACAGTTAGGAACGATACCACTTTCGACAAAATTCCAAGTCGAACTCGCTGCACAAAAGGCGAAAGCGGCCCAAAAAGATTGGGCGCTTGTTCCGGCACCAAAACGTGCGGAGTATTTATATGAAATTGCTTTTAAACTGAAAGAAAAGAAAGAACATCTCGCGCAAATATTAACGAAGGAAATGGGCAAGGTCATTGAAGAAGCACGCGGAGAAGTACAAGAAGGAATCGATATGGCACTTTATATGGCAGCAGAAGGTAGACGTTTATTTGGAGAAACGGTCCCGTCGGAATTGCCGAATAAGTTTGCGATGAGTGTACGCGCACCGATTGGGGTGGCAGGACTTATTACGCCATGGAATTTCCCGATTGCAATTGCGACATGGAAGTCTTTCCCTGCACTTGTTGCAGGTAATACGGTTGTCTGGAAGCCTTCCAACGAAACACCTTTTATGGCTTACGAGCTTGCAAAAATATTTGAGGAGGTCGGCTTGCCGCCTGGTGTCGTCAATGTTGTATTTGGTTCGGGTCCTACAGTCGGAACAGCGATTGTCGAGCATCCGGACATCCGTGTCATTTCCTTTACGGGGTCAACAACGACAGGCAGCAAAGTAGCCGAACTCGGCGGAAAACATCTGAAAAAAGTTTCGCTTGAAATGGGCGGGAAAAATGCGGTCATTGTAATGGATGATGCTGATCTTGACTTGGCACTTGAAGGCATTTTATGGAGCGCATTTGGTACGGCAGGGCAGCGCTGTACCGCATGCAGCCGTGTAATTGTGCATAAAAATGTAAAACAGGAGTTGGAAAAACGTCTTGTGGAAGCGACGAAGCAGCTGACAATCGGAGACGGATTGGATCCTTCGGTTAAAGTAGGACCTGTCATCAATAAGGCTGCACTGGAGAAAATCAATCATTATGTACAGATCGGTAAGCAGCAAGGTGCAAATTTGCTGATTGGCGGAGAAATTTTATCTGAAGGTGAATTGGCAAAAGGCTATTACTATGCCCCGACCATTTTCACCGATGTGGAGGCATCAAGCATTCTTGCACAAGAGGAAATTTTCGGTCCTGTCATTAGTATGATTGAAGTCAGCAGTTTGGAAGAGGCAATTGAAGTGAATAACGGTGTAAAGTTTGGCTTGTCAAGCTCGATTTTCTCACAAGATGTCAACAAAATTTTCAAAGCACAGCAGTTGCTTGATACAGGGATTGTCTATGTAAATGCCGGAACAACAGGCGCGGAAATTCATTTGCCGTTTGGCGGGACAAAAGGCACCGGAAACGGTCACCGCGATTCAGGTCAGGCAGCGCTTGATGTGTATACGGAATGGAAGAGTGTCTACGTAGACTACAGCGGCAAATTGCAACGTGCCCAAATCGATAATAACGCTTGA